The genomic stretch GCATTGATTTCTTCAACCGCTTTAGAATCGTCACCAATAGTTGTATAAACTAAGTTTTGATAAGCGTTATCCTTTAATTTAGTATCAGTAGAAGCCAATTCAATTGCTTTGTTAAATGAAACAACAGCATCAGCCTCTGTAGCGGGAGTTTTTGATTGCAAAACTCCTAAGTTATACCAATTTGTAGCATCATTAGGATTCTTAGCTAACTGCTCCTTAAGATTTGACATGAATTGATCTGTCTTACCTGTTGCGTATAAAGCTGAACCATGATACTCTTTTAATTTAGCATTATTAGGATATTTAGCTAAACCTTTTTCGATTAATGCCAAAGCTTCGTCATTTTTCTTTGCATTTAAAAGCAATGTTGACAAAGTTTCATATAAATCTGGCTCTACACTTTTAGTTTGCTCGGTTTTAAAATCAGAGTAATCTTTTGATGAGCTTTTCTTCAACAAATCCCATGTAGCTTTATCATAAGCAGATACCTGCCCTGTTTTATTTTCTTTTGCCGTATAGGTTGTCTGAACTCCCGTATACCCAGAATTGATTAAATCAGTATAAATTTTAATCGATTCATCCAAGTTATTTGCCAATGCATAACTTAAACCAGCAT from Chryseobacterium indoltheticum encodes the following:
- a CDS encoding tetratricopeptide repeat protein is translated as MKKLILGIAIVSSVFAFGQKEEKKDVNAQVQATNKAAMDAYNAKNYTVAGPKFIELYDLLKANGQEDKTYKYYAGLSYALANNLDESIKIYTDLINSGYTGVQTTYTAKENKTGQVSAYDKATWDLLKKSSSKDYSDFKTEQTKSVEPDLYETLSTLLLNAKKNDEALALIEKGLAKYPNNAKLKEYHGSALYATGKTDQFMSNLKEQLAKNPNDATNWYNLGVLQSKTPATEADAVVSFNKAIELASTDTKLKDNAYQNLVYTTIGDDSKAVEEINAIRKSDPDKATTLIEARKERFNKALPHAEKWYQASPNNIDAVGVLKDIYGMLKNQTKVAEMKAKEAELQAKAK